In the Haloferula helveola genome, one interval contains:
- a CDS encoding cell division protein FtsQ/DivIB — translation MFKRRTSRVRQRRQVKVLRASVMSPRIFWHDFRRAVFSLIRYTLLAALIVAAGWGIWLGVQKGLLKNDEFRIQHLVLNDNPAIDEIRLLEVTGIDLSGSLFDCDPDKIRASLVALPEISNASVTREFPGDLVIRVKAREPFLWIACEQLGVPPRGRDRGLMIDRAGRLFPCPEGDFDSALDLPVMELRNGGEALVPGEKLVNTDFDRLLRLYRVAEEMLPEASGWIDSIRLHKDWGCVLTTRDGIEATFGHGDLERQMGDLLAAMEHAREKGDRIATIVLVGRRNQPVTFHEVAPPRAIPVEEAQLQPEPESAGQADLRQLLER, via the coding sequence ATGTTCAAACGCCGCACATCACGAGTCCGCCAGCGCCGCCAGGTGAAGGTGCTGCGTGCGAGCGTGATGTCGCCGCGGATTTTCTGGCACGACTTCCGCCGCGCGGTTTTCTCGCTGATCCGCTACACGCTGCTCGCGGCGCTCATTGTCGCGGCCGGATGGGGGATCTGGCTCGGGGTGCAGAAGGGCCTTCTGAAGAATGACGAGTTCCGGATCCAGCATCTGGTGCTCAACGACAATCCCGCGATCGATGAGATCCGCCTGCTGGAAGTCACCGGCATCGACCTGTCCGGCAGCCTCTTCGATTGCGACCCCGACAAGATCCGTGCCAGTCTGGTCGCCTTGCCCGAGATCTCCAACGCGAGTGTCACCCGCGAGTTTCCGGGAGATCTGGTGATCCGGGTGAAGGCGCGCGAGCCGTTCCTGTGGATCGCTTGCGAGCAGCTCGGTGTGCCTCCGAGGGGGCGGGACCGGGGGCTGATGATCGATCGGGCGGGCAGGCTGTTCCCGTGCCCCGAAGGGGATTTCGACAGTGCCTTGGATCTTCCGGTGATGGAGTTGAGGAATGGCGGCGAGGCCCTTGTTCCGGGGGAGAAGCTGGTGAATACCGACTTCGACCGGCTGCTTCGCCTTTACCGCGTTGCCGAGGAGATGCTACCCGAGGCCTCCGGCTGGATCGACTCGATCCGGTTGCACAAGGATTGGGGCTGTGTGCTGACGACCCGGGACGGCATCGAAGCGACCTTCGGTCACGGTGACCTCGAACGGCAGATGGGTGATTTGCTTGCCGCGATGGAACATGCGCGGGAAAAAGGGGACCGGATCGCGACGATCGTCTTGGTCGGGCGGCGCAACCAGCCGGTGACTTTCCACGAAGTCGCGCCTCCTCGGGCAATCCCGGTAGAGGAAGCGCAATTGCAACCCGAGCCCGAGTCCGCCGGACAAGCCGACCTTCGCCAACTCCTCGAACGCTGA
- a CDS encoding response regulator transcription factor produces the protein MLGKAYFQLSNSLQSARSFSEVATLLSKDLPPLIGADSCVLSESCSHGKILNIYGQGRVADTGRERLDDLNRLYGEHPLLDKVVQQDPGELGVASSDFVDPEEYANLEFNKILHEGRPMLEALFGKLATCCRKTTLLIAYKRDGIFNSENREVFDAVLFIARAVLERIGSQSVEHAVRNFLLTTSAGAPVAIFIVQLNSEKEIMPLSYEAVRQAEKWWALDEAFRIMPEEAYMAHRMELMDAWTDPVTAQFKQIQIDLGGGVMPCYAMPKANGEIILIMPVSGSLPSGDEALKAILTRRQREIMEWIAEGKTSAEAAIILDISPRTVEKHLEAVFQRLGVENRIAAVRRFLDLKGGQPA, from the coding sequence GTGCTAGGTAAAGCCTACTTCCAACTTTCGAACTCCCTGCAATCGGCGAGGAGTTTTTCTGAGGTCGCCACTTTGCTGTCGAAGGATCTTCCTCCTCTGATCGGCGCGGACTCCTGCGTCTTGAGCGAGTCCTGTTCCCACGGCAAGATCCTGAACATCTACGGGCAGGGCCGGGTTGCGGATACCGGTCGGGAGAGGCTGGACGACCTCAACCGGCTCTACGGGGAACACCCGCTGCTCGACAAGGTGGTTCAGCAGGACCCCGGCGAACTGGGTGTGGCATCGAGTGATTTTGTCGATCCTGAGGAGTATGCGAATCTCGAATTCAACAAGATCCTGCACGAAGGCAGGCCGATGCTTGAGGCGCTGTTCGGCAAGCTTGCGACCTGCTGCCGCAAGACCACGCTGCTGATTGCTTACAAGCGCGACGGAATCTTCAACTCGGAGAACCGTGAGGTGTTCGATGCCGTCCTGTTCATCGCACGCGCGGTCCTCGAGCGCATCGGCAGCCAGAGTGTCGAGCATGCGGTTCGCAATTTCCTTCTCACCACTTCGGCAGGGGCGCCGGTCGCGATCTTCATCGTGCAGCTGAACTCCGAGAAGGAGATCATGCCGCTCAGCTACGAGGCGGTGCGTCAGGCTGAAAAGTGGTGGGCGCTCGATGAGGCGTTCCGGATCATGCCCGAAGAGGCCTACATGGCCCATCGGATGGAACTGATGGATGCCTGGACGGATCCGGTCACCGCGCAGTTCAAGCAGATCCAGATCGACCTCGGCGGGGGCGTGATGCCGTGCTACGCGATGCCGAAGGCGAACGGTGAGATCATTCTCATCATGCCGGTGTCCGGAAGCCTGCCGAGTGGGGATGAAGCGCTGAAGGCGATCCTGACCCGGCGCCAGCGCGAGATCATGGAATGGATCGCCGAAGGCAAGACCAGCGCCGAGGCGGCGATCATCCTCGATATCAGCCCGCGGACGGTCGAGAAACACCTGGAGGCGGTGTTCCAGCGGCTCGGCGTCGAGAACCGGATCGCGGCGGTTCGCCGGTTCCTCGATCTGAAGGGCGGTCAGCCGGCATAG
- the metH gene encoding methionine synthase — translation MPRPDATAELTAALEKRILMLDGAMGTTIRGYGLKEADARGQRFENTEKDLLNNGDILCLTRPDVIADIHKRFLEAGSDIIETNSFSGTSIAQSEFFVEDPRESGKGRKDPEFYQKVLDDPLLRELAAEINIASARLAREAAERVANDTGVARYVAGAIGPLTVGLNNSAVDPNDPGFRSVTFDQVYEDYKRQIRALVEGGVDILMIETIFDALNAKAAAVAAQDVFDEDGFRLPIIISAAVGKGGETMISAQKVEALWNSVEHVKPLAVGLNCSLGPEEMRPFIDELSQVCGTYVSCYPNAGMPDPLSSTGFPYLPADMNRLVGDFARSGFINLAGGCCGNTPEHIAEIAKAVREVEPRKLPTLDPVLRLAGTEPYNHTADKNFLMIGERTNVAGSPRFRKLVQEGKLEDALSVARQQVDNGAPVIDICFDDGLIDGVEMMSRFLNLVQSEPDITKVPITVDSSKWEIILAGLKCLQGKGIVNSISLKEGEDNFREQARTIMKFGAAAVVMAFDEKGQAATYQDKTRICERAYRILVDEVGFNPEDIIFDPNILTVATGIEEHNNYAVDFFNATRWIKENLPGAKVSGGVSNVSFSFRGNNPVREAMHSAFLYHAGKAGMDMGIVNAGMLEVYDEIDPELLKHVEDVLLNRDPGATERLLDLAEQFKGQKKEAKAEDLSWREAPVEKRLEHALLKGIDRFIEEDTEEARQKYEKPLKVIEGPLMDGMGVVGDLFGAGKMFLPQVVKSARVMKKAVAYLEPYMEEEKEEKLAPIIERFQKEDASLTAEQARIKAEKTLSAGRVIMATVKGDVHDIGKNIVGVVLACNGFEVIDLGVMVPCDKILETAIEKSADIIGLSGLITPSLDEMIHVAKEMERRGMSTPVLIGGATTSAAHTAVKIAPHYSGPVVHVLDASRSVPVTTSLLSEDGRGKFVADNEAQHVTLRENFNKKDKPTVSLEEARKNAPQFDWSAGSPAVPSFTGTRVMDGQSLRELSEYIDWTPFFHAWELRGVWDRETETLKTRNEGGAAQAQELYAEAKELLEQIIAEKRFTARGIYGFFPANAEGDDIIVWQDDTRGTERARFHTLRQQVAKESEKPHMALADYIAPVGAANDYIGGFVVGIHGADEWAKEVSEKETDPYKSIMIKAIADRLAEAFAELLHHRARVEWGYERPNEFNHNELIKEKYRGIRPAPGYPAQPDHTEKPVLFDLLEAAEKTGVTLTESCAMHPGAAVSGLMFSHPESRYFAISELQKDQIEDYANRKGWTVEEAEKWLGPWLGYAG, via the coding sequence ATGCCGCGACCCGACGCGACCGCTGAACTGACCGCCGCCCTGGAGAAGCGCATCCTGATGCTGGATGGCGCGATGGGAACGACCATCCGTGGCTACGGCCTGAAGGAGGCCGACGCCCGCGGCCAGCGGTTTGAGAACACCGAAAAGGATCTCCTCAACAATGGCGACATTCTCTGCCTGACCCGTCCGGATGTCATCGCCGACATCCACAAGCGCTTCTTGGAAGCGGGGTCCGACATCATCGAGACCAACTCGTTTTCCGGCACGTCGATCGCCCAGAGCGAATTCTTCGTCGAGGATCCGCGGGAGTCGGGCAAGGGACGCAAGGATCCGGAGTTCTACCAGAAGGTTCTCGACGATCCCTTACTTAGGGAGCTCGCCGCGGAGATCAACATCGCCTCGGCACGCCTCGCGCGGGAAGCCGCCGAACGGGTCGCCAACGACACCGGCGTCGCACGCTACGTTGCCGGCGCCATCGGCCCGCTGACGGTCGGGCTGAACAACTCGGCCGTCGACCCGAATGACCCCGGCTTCCGCTCGGTGACCTTCGACCAGGTCTACGAGGACTACAAACGGCAGATCCGCGCGCTGGTGGAGGGCGGCGTCGATATCCTGATGATCGAGACGATCTTCGACGCGCTCAACGCCAAGGCGGCGGCGGTCGCGGCCCAGGATGTTTTCGATGAGGACGGCTTCCGCCTGCCGATCATCATTTCGGCCGCCGTCGGCAAAGGTGGCGAGACCATGATCTCGGCGCAGAAGGTCGAGGCCCTTTGGAACTCGGTCGAGCACGTCAAACCGCTGGCTGTCGGCCTCAACTGCTCGCTCGGTCCGGAGGAGATGCGACCGTTCATCGACGAACTGTCTCAGGTCTGCGGCACCTACGTTTCCTGCTACCCGAACGCCGGAATGCCGGATCCGCTCTCGTCCACCGGGTTCCCCTATCTTCCTGCCGACATGAACCGGCTGGTCGGCGACTTCGCTCGGTCGGGTTTCATCAATCTCGCCGGCGGCTGCTGCGGCAACACCCCGGAGCACATCGCCGAAATCGCGAAAGCGGTGCGCGAGGTCGAGCCGAGGAAACTTCCTACGCTCGATCCCGTACTTCGCCTCGCCGGCACCGAGCCCTACAACCACACGGCGGACAAGAATTTCCTGATGATCGGCGAGCGGACCAACGTCGCCGGCTCGCCGCGGTTCCGGAAACTCGTTCAGGAAGGCAAGCTGGAGGACGCCCTGTCGGTCGCGCGCCAGCAGGTCGACAACGGCGCACCGGTGATCGACATCTGCTTCGACGACGGCCTCATCGACGGCGTTGAGATGATGTCGCGATTCCTCAATCTCGTGCAGTCCGAGCCGGACATCACGAAGGTGCCGATCACCGTAGATTCCTCGAAGTGGGAAATCATCCTCGCGGGCCTCAAGTGTCTGCAGGGCAAGGGTATCGTGAACTCGATCTCGCTCAAGGAGGGCGAGGACAACTTCCGCGAGCAGGCCCGGACGATCATGAAGTTCGGCGCCGCCGCGGTGGTGATGGCCTTCGACGAGAAAGGCCAGGCCGCGACCTACCAGGACAAGACCCGGATCTGCGAACGCGCCTACCGGATCCTCGTCGACGAGGTCGGTTTCAACCCGGAAGACATCATCTTCGACCCCAATATCCTCACCGTCGCCACCGGCATCGAGGAGCACAACAACTACGCGGTCGATTTCTTCAACGCGACCCGCTGGATCAAGGAGAACCTTCCCGGCGCCAAGGTCTCGGGCGGTGTCTCGAACGTGTCGTTCTCGTTCCGCGGCAACAACCCGGTCCGCGAAGCGATGCACTCGGCCTTCCTCTACCACGCCGGCAAGGCCGGGATGGACATGGGCATCGTCAACGCAGGCATGCTCGAGGTTTACGATGAGATCGATCCGGAACTGCTCAAGCACGTCGAGGACGTCCTCCTCAACCGCGACCCGGGCGCAACCGAGCGATTGCTCGACCTCGCCGAACAATTCAAGGGTCAGAAGAAGGAAGCCAAGGCCGAGGATCTTTCATGGCGGGAGGCGCCGGTCGAGAAGCGGCTCGAGCACGCGCTCCTCAAAGGGATCGACCGCTTCATTGAGGAGGACACCGAGGAAGCCCGGCAGAAGTACGAGAAGCCACTGAAGGTCATCGAGGGTCCGCTCATGGACGGCATGGGCGTCGTCGGGGATCTGTTCGGCGCCGGAAAGATGTTCCTCCCGCAGGTCGTGAAGTCGGCCCGCGTGATGAAGAAGGCGGTCGCCTATCTCGAGCCCTACATGGAGGAGGAGAAGGAGGAAAAACTCGCACCGATCATCGAGCGATTCCAAAAGGAAGACGCCTCGCTGACCGCCGAACAGGCCCGGATCAAGGCCGAGAAGACGCTCTCCGCCGGTCGCGTGATCATGGCGACCGTAAAGGGCGACGTGCACGACATCGGCAAGAACATCGTCGGTGTGGTGCTCGCCTGCAACGGCTTCGAGGTCATCGACCTCGGCGTGATGGTGCCGTGCGACAAGATCCTCGAGACGGCCATCGAGAAGAGCGCCGACATCATCGGGCTGTCGGGACTGATCACTCCGTCGCTCGACGAGATGATCCACGTGGCCAAGGAAATGGAGCGTCGCGGAATGTCGACCCCCGTGCTGATCGGCGGCGCCACCACCTCGGCGGCGCACACTGCGGTCAAAATCGCGCCGCACTACAGCGGCCCGGTGGTTCACGTGCTCGACGCCTCGCGCTCCGTGCCGGTGACCACCTCGCTGCTCTCCGAGGACGGCCGCGGTAAATTCGTGGCTGACAACGAAGCGCAGCACGTGACGCTGCGTGAGAACTTCAACAAGAAGGACAAGCCGACGGTGTCGCTCGAAGAGGCCCGCAAGAACGCGCCGCAGTTCGACTGGTCCGCCGGATCACCTGCCGTCCCGTCGTTCACCGGCACCCGCGTGATGGACGGACAATCACTGCGCGAACTCTCCGAATACATCGACTGGACGCCGTTCTTCCATGCTTGGGAGCTGCGCGGAGTGTGGGATCGCGAAACCGAGACGCTCAAGACCCGCAACGAAGGCGGAGCGGCACAGGCTCAGGAACTGTATGCCGAAGCGAAGGAACTGCTCGAGCAGATCATTGCCGAGAAGCGCTTCACCGCCCGCGGCATCTACGGCTTCTTCCCGGCGAATGCCGAGGGCGACGACATCATCGTCTGGCAAGACGACACACGCGGCACCGAACGCGCGCGCTTCCACACGCTGCGCCAGCAAGTGGCGAAGGAGTCCGAAAAGCCCCACATGGCCTTGGCGGACTACATCGCTCCGGTCGGTGCCGCGAACGATTACATCGGCGGCTTTGTCGTTGGCATCCACGGTGCCGACGAGTGGGCGAAGGAGGTTTCGGAGAAGGAGACCGACCCCTACAAATCGATCATGATCAAGGCGATCGCCGACCGGCTCGCCGAGGCGTTCGCGGAGCTGCTTCACCACCGCGCCCGGGTCGAATGGGGCTACGAACGCCCGAACGAGTTCAACCACAACGAACTGATCAAGGAGAAGTATCGCGGCATCCGCCCGGCCCCGGGATATCCGGCCCAGCCGGACCACACCGAAAAGCCGGTCCTGTTCGATCTGCTGGAGGCCGCGGAAAAGACCGGCGTCACCCTGACCGAAAGCTGTGCGATGCATCCCGGAGCCGCCGTGAGCGGACTGATGTTCTCCCATCCGGAGAGCCGCTACTTCGCGATCAGCGAGCTACAGAAGGACCAGATCGAAGACTACGCGAACCGCAAGGGCTGGACCGTCGAGGAAGCCGAAAAGTGGCTCGGGCCGTGGCTCGGCTATGCCGGCTGA
- a CDS encoding cell division protein FtsZ — MIEFPRDPQNVIPTSSVKIVGLGGAGANMLDRVALDGLDGAELLALNTDIRTLSGSVAGERIQLGRNLTKGLGTGGDPELGHQAVLEAEDEIRASLKGRKIVFVCVGLGGGTGSGSAPIVARIAREEGAFVVMFATMPFVFEGRRRREQAETSLNELAVLSNALVTFDNSRMGELVLAKQGIHEAFAAADRMISESIKAVIRLVVRPGLINIGLDDLMSALRTTRSRCLFGSGIARGKDRAQKALRNALASPLLDQGALLKDAQSVLVHLCGGEDLTLFEIELLMESLGKHVPPSAHVLFGAAVDPGMNDQLSITLVSSLPEERLRDRPTMERAERSASGLEPSVGFASPLVEDEPDPEPEPEPEDKMEEDSEPEWAPDPEPEAVAEPEIEEPEKPEEEPDEPEDEDEPVAEEVEEPEVEEDEEPDTPRSLEDDGFFAESEPKEEEEPPRLEPDDDDDAPFAESGFTLKPVGSKLPKRRKDRPAKSKEETDDFASAPDDLFGEGLDDLEDEFAPKSGKSQSELSFDGGPKGRFEGSDPSVFEGEDLDVPAFLRKKRK, encoded by the coding sequence ATGATCGAATTCCCACGCGACCCGCAGAACGTCATCCCGACGTCATCCGTCAAAATCGTCGGCCTCGGAGGGGCTGGTGCCAACATGCTCGACCGCGTCGCGCTCGACGGTCTCGACGGCGCCGAACTGCTCGCCCTCAACACCGACATCCGCACGCTTTCCGGCTCGGTGGCCGGAGAGCGGATCCAGCTTGGACGCAACCTGACGAAGGGGCTCGGAACCGGGGGCGACCCGGAGCTTGGCCATCAGGCGGTGCTGGAAGCCGAGGATGAGATCCGCGCCTCGCTCAAAGGGCGGAAGATTGTGTTTGTTTGCGTCGGTCTCGGTGGTGGCACCGGTTCCGGCTCGGCACCGATCGTCGCGCGGATCGCCCGTGAGGAAGGGGCCTTTGTCGTGATGTTCGCGACGATGCCGTTCGTCTTCGAAGGTCGGCGTCGCCGTGAGCAGGCCGAGACCTCGCTGAACGAACTGGCGGTTCTCTCCAATGCGTTGGTGACTTTCGACAACAGCCGGATGGGCGAACTGGTTTTGGCCAAGCAGGGGATTCACGAGGCGTTCGCCGCGGCCGACCGGATGATCTCCGAGAGCATCAAGGCGGTGATCCGTCTGGTCGTGCGACCGGGCCTGATCAACATCGGTCTCGACGACCTGATGAGTGCGCTGCGGACGACCCGTTCGCGCTGTCTGTTCGGTTCCGGCATCGCCCGGGGCAAGGACCGGGCGCAGAAGGCACTGCGCAACGCCCTGGCCAGTCCGCTTCTCGATCAAGGCGCCCTTCTCAAGGACGCGCAGTCGGTGCTGGTGCACCTTTGCGGCGGCGAGGACCTCACGCTTTTCGAGATCGAGTTGCTGATGGAGAGCCTTGGCAAACACGTGCCCCCGAGTGCTCATGTACTTTTCGGTGCTGCGGTCGATCCCGGGATGAACGACCAACTGAGCATCACACTGGTCAGTTCGCTGCCGGAGGAAAGGCTGCGGGACCGCCCGACGATGGAGCGCGCCGAAAGGTCGGCTTCCGGTCTTGAGCCGAGTGTAGGCTTCGCGTCGCCGCTGGTGGAGGACGAGCCGGACCCGGAGCCCGAACCGGAACCCGAGGACAAGATGGAGGAGGACTCCGAGCCCGAGTGGGCGCCGGATCCGGAGCCTGAGGCGGTCGCCGAACCTGAGATCGAGGAACCGGAAAAACCGGAAGAGGAACCCGACGAGCCGGAGGACGAGGACGAGCCGGTCGCTGAAGAGGTTGAAGAGCCGGAGGTTGAGGAGGATGAAGAGCCCGATACCCCGAGGTCTCTGGAGGATGACGGCTTCTTTGCGGAGTCCGAACCGAAGGAGGAAGAAGAGCCTCCGCGGCTCGAGCCGGATGACGATGATGACGCGCCGTTCGCCGAGTCAGGTTTCACGCTCAAGCCGGTCGGTAGCAAGCTGCCCAAGCGGCGCAAGGACCGGCCCGCGAAGTCGAAGGAGGAAACGGATGATTTCGCCTCGGCGCCTGACGATCTGTTCGGAGAAGGTCTCGACGACCTCGAGGACGAATTCGCTCCGAAGAGCGGCAAGTCTCAGTCAGAGCTGAGCTTCGACGGGGGCCCCAAAGGGCGGTTCGAGGGCTCGGATCCGAGTGTTTTCGAAGGCGAGGATCTCGACGTTCCCGCATTCCTGCGAAAGAAGCGCAAGTGA
- a CDS encoding serine protease: MFSVKCGRIAAIAMAWAACVAIASGETAEEKIDRLERSNEALRKFALDGLVGRRYEEIKTKDGTVYPEPVVVDVSGRVVRIRYEEDGRESTASIDLGNGPAEWSVLLPPGEASEAVVVRGEATKPGQKVAKAIVVIEGDQGVGTGFLAESEGKVYLYTAAHVLSGNTRLAVKLQNGRKITSFGKFEASDGADLVRLEVTEEVDSPLKVASSSGRAREDMVVFAAGNAGGGGTVGFERGKIVGVGAESIEIDADVIQGNSGGPILDGVTHEVLGVVTHLIAARLDHWAKETRYSDVRRFGCRLDRKWGWQDIAIGRFLGEGQKLKEVTDLNELFIIAMQPSEWESSRLSDFKGHIVEKEIRALQDWIDDKSGSGTGVSEADRKRKVAALFTGIQSSSRAQLRAFKPDRYVWFHREMAEQAMKLREELDKACNEAVDDLR; this comes from the coding sequence ATGTTTTCTGTGAAATGCGGCCGCATTGCGGCCATCGCAATGGCTTGGGCGGCATGCGTTGCCATCGCCTCAGGGGAGACGGCCGAGGAGAAGATCGACCGTCTCGAGCGGTCGAACGAGGCGCTCCGAAAGTTCGCCCTCGATGGCTTGGTCGGCCGCCGCTACGAGGAGATCAAGACCAAGGACGGCACGGTGTATCCGGAGCCGGTGGTGGTCGATGTGTCCGGTCGGGTGGTGAGGATCCGTTACGAGGAGGACGGCCGCGAAAGCACGGCAAGCATCGACCTCGGCAACGGTCCGGCCGAATGGTCCGTCCTGCTGCCTCCGGGTGAAGCGAGCGAAGCGGTTGTCGTCCGGGGTGAGGCAACCAAGCCGGGCCAGAAGGTGGCCAAGGCGATCGTGGTGATCGAGGGTGACCAAGGGGTTGGCACCGGCTTCCTCGCCGAGAGCGAGGGGAAGGTCTATCTCTACACGGCCGCCCACGTGCTGTCAGGCAACACCCGGCTGGCGGTGAAGCTGCAGAACGGGCGAAAGATCACGTCCTTCGGCAAGTTCGAAGCCTCCGACGGAGCGGATCTCGTCCGCCTTGAGGTGACCGAGGAGGTCGACTCTCCGCTGAAAGTCGCGTCTTCATCGGGTCGCGCCCGCGAGGACATGGTTGTCTTCGCCGCAGGCAATGCCGGCGGTGGTGGCACGGTCGGTTTCGAGCGGGGCAAGATCGTGGGTGTTGGCGCGGAGTCGATCGAGATTGATGCCGACGTGATTCAGGGCAACAGCGGTGGACCGATCCTCGATGGCGTGACCCACGAGGTGCTCGGAGTCGTGACGCACCTGATTGCCGCCCGTCTCGACCATTGGGCGAAGGAGACCCGCTATTCCGATGTCCGCCGTTTCGGTTGCCGTCTCGACCGCAAGTGGGGATGGCAGGACATTGCCATCGGCCGTTTTCTCGGTGAGGGGCAGAAGCTCAAGGAGGTCACCGATCTCAACGAACTGTTCATCATCGCGATGCAGCCCAGCGAGTGGGAGAGCTCCCGCCTTTCGGATTTCAAGGGTCACATCGTTGAGAAGGAGATCCGCGCGCTCCAGGACTGGATCGACGACAAAAGCGGGAGCGGCACCGGAGTCAGCGAGGCCGATCGCAAGCGGAAGGTGGCCGCTCTCTTCACCGGAATCCAGTCGTCGTCGCGGGCCCAACTGCGGGCGTTCAAGCCGGATCGTTACGTCTGGTTCCACCGCGAGATGGCGGAGCAGGCGATGAAACTCCGGGAGGAACTCGACAAGGCCTGCAACGAGGCGGTTGACGATTTGCGTTGA
- a CDS encoding YceI family protein: MKSISPKELSDRLGNASPPRVLDVRLAEDFTAEHVPGAVNNCVFEVSFLERLGDTAPDSDLPTVLCGASAKSHEARMAAEKLVRSGYQDVSVLEGGIEGWKQAGLDTEGTTSAPAIPEPPNGTLDLDLSECRLEWTGRNLLNKHFGTIAITAGALDFDHGQLTGGRIEFDLQSLRCTDLGGDPLHDVLIRHLLDHDFLDAAEHPDCRLEITAAKELQDTAPGTPNLAVTAELTLRGITEPIEFTACSGLTPDGKPAAQASFAVDRTRWGILYGSARFFENLAGHLVNDMIEFQARIVTR; this comes from the coding sequence ATGAAATCGATCTCTCCGAAGGAACTGTCCGACCGACTTGGCAACGCTTCACCTCCGCGGGTTCTCGATGTGCGACTTGCCGAAGACTTCACTGCTGAACACGTGCCGGGAGCCGTGAACAATTGCGTGTTCGAAGTCTCGTTTCTCGAGCGGCTCGGCGACACCGCTCCCGATTCCGACCTGCCCACCGTCCTTTGCGGCGCGTCCGCGAAAAGCCACGAAGCCCGCATGGCCGCCGAGAAGCTTGTCCGGAGCGGATATCAAGACGTGTCGGTCCTTGAAGGAGGCATCGAGGGCTGGAAACAAGCCGGGTTGGACACGGAGGGCACCACTTCAGCCCCGGCAATTCCCGAGCCGCCGAATGGCACGCTCGACCTCGACCTTTCCGAGTGCCGGCTCGAGTGGACCGGGCGGAATCTGCTGAACAAACATTTCGGCACGATCGCGATTACCGCGGGGGCACTGGACTTCGACCACGGCCAGCTGACCGGCGGGCGGATCGAGTTCGATCTGCAGTCACTCCGCTGCACTGATCTTGGTGGCGACCCGCTCCACGATGTCCTGATCCGGCACCTCCTCGATCACGATTTCCTCGACGCCGCCGAGCATCCGGATTGCCGGCTTGAAATCACTGCTGCCAAGGAGCTGCAGGATACCGCACCGGGCACGCCCAATCTCGCTGTAACGGCGGAATTGACCCTGCGAGGGATCACCGAGCCGATCGAGTTCACCGCCTGCTCCGGTCTCACCCCGGACGGCAAGCCCGCCGCCCAAGCGTCATTTGCCGTCGATCGGACCCGATGGGGAATCCTCTACGGATCCGCCCGGTTCTTCGAAAACCTCGCCGGCCACCTCGTGAACGACATGATCGAGTTTCAAGCCCGGATCGTCACCCGTTGA
- the ftsA gene encoding cell division protein FtsA encodes MARTKIHVGLEIGTSKICMVVGEVKSDGSVKILGVGQSKSVGVRKGEIYDFPQVRACVKDALVKAEDASDVEIGSVFLAVTGSHIQGVNHQGSFRLPDSEDTIDADHVREAKEIARAVTIPPDHVYLHHVPRRFGVDGFHQASSPVGLTGRTVEADYHVVHGIRSRIENQIKCVREMPLDVDDLVFSPIATAQVALNREARDRGALVIDIGGGTTDYALYVDGMIEASGCIPVGGDHITNDIHLVTGLPFSKAELLKVREGDASGDAARSVGVVKVGDEKGFAEAEVKRQLLNDIIRQRLEETLGLLLKRLPDGSVDKIGTGVFLAGGTSLMRGFGELAHDIFRRDIYRPEPPELSGVQASFKDPQFTTALGLIRYAQIVESERSPKRGFLRKIWPFAR; translated from the coding sequence ATGGCACGAACCAAGATCCACGTCGGACTCGAAATCGGCACCAGCAAGATCTGCATGGTGGTCGGTGAGGTGAAGTCGGACGGCTCGGTCAAGATTCTCGGAGTCGGGCAGTCGAAGTCGGTCGGCGTGCGGAAGGGCGAGATCTATGATTTTCCCCAGGTCCGCGCCTGCGTGAAGGACGCGCTGGTGAAGGCGGAGGACGCGAGCGACGTCGAGATCGGCAGCGTCTTCCTGGCAGTCACCGGTTCACACATCCAAGGAGTAAACCACCAGGGAAGTTTCCGCCTGCCGGACAGCGAGGACACGATCGACGCCGACCATGTTCGCGAAGCGAAGGAGATCGCGCGTGCGGTCACCATTCCCCCGGATCACGTCTATCTTCACCATGTGCCGCGCCGGTTCGGGGTCGATGGCTTTCATCAGGCGAGCAGCCCGGTGGGTCTCACCGGCCGCACCGTGGAAGCGGATTACCATGTGGTGCATGGCATCCGTTCGCGGATCGAAAATCAGATCAAGTGTGTGCGGGAGATGCCGCTGGATGTCGACGACCTCGTGTTCTCGCCGATCGCGACCGCGCAGGTGGCTCTCAATCGTGAGGCCCGTGACCGGGGAGCGCTGGTGATCGATATCGGCGGCGGCACGACTGACTACGCGCTGTACGTCGATGGCATGATCGAGGCCAGCGGATGCATTCCGGTCGGTGGCGATCACATCACCAACGATATCCACCTCGTCACCGGCCTGCCCTTCTCGAAGGCGGAGCTCCTCAAGGTCCGCGAGGGCGATGCCTCCGGCGACGCCGCCCGTTCGGTCGGGGTGGTCAAGGTGGGCGACGAGAAAGGCTTCGCCGAGGCCGAGGTGAAGCGCCAGTTGCTCAACGATATCATCCGCCAGCGCCTTGAGGAGACCCTCGGGCTGCTGCTCAAGCGCCTGCCCGACGGATCGGTCGACAAGATCGGCACCGGCGTGTTCCTCGCCGGTGGCACCAGCCTGATGCGCGGCTTTGGCGAGCTCGCGCACGATATTTTCCGCCGGGATATCTACCGTCCCGAGCCGCCCGAACTGAGCGGCGTGCAAGCCAGTTTCAAGGACCCCCAGTTCACCACCGCCCTCGGACTCATCCGATACGCCCAGATTGTCGAAAGCGAGAGGTCGCCGAAGCGCGGCTTCCTGCGTAAGATTTGGCCTTTCGCCCGCTGA